From the Candidatus Brocadiia bacterium genome, one window contains:
- a CDS encoding PQQ-binding-like beta-propeller repeat protein, with protein MNLFLRINITLCTFAALSINALVANVYAEDQPRAHIRVNAEATATLSQAGQAADAANWVQAAVLYQKALEQYGDYVVPAETKDSAGLYRGARYAALQGLRDMPSAGRKAYQSMFDQPARTLFQAAQSAGPNGIKQLAEITERYLFSSSGPRALAILSADCLEQSDITGAEHYLDQAVWLYGQGPYPDALRSNMELLAKLKAPVAQSESAGNDWPAYCGNSGRNLPARGKLPLAQMPPLAGVFPDNTDPGRLLPPAPNPNVYNPYYRPQNYDPNAYLPYFPVVKRERIFLATGSAVYAFGIPKPPQPVSPAATAAAGLPNRLNPLPALWKFEIPRDDAVRFFFENRVICTAAAAGDRVYAPMITAYAGHETQLGFLDVKFPFPNRTLFCFNATNGKIIWSSEKLAKVSFSVAPAVENDSLYAGGVKAPQQTDLPEHYVYCLDAATGALKWQTFIASGMLETNLFNNPSREPVSSPVTIAGDTVYYCANIGVVAALDKYNGAVKWISYYQQYNIPPVRQDYTPVQLPLNWINNPVLSHNGCVYAAPIDSPYLLCLSEADGRPLWRWDGEEIGGTRYILGARENQLVISGSSAAASLNVEKQGKPEWVIANHPFRGKGLIADGLVYLPTLNGLLEVGLKNGTILNLAQWSNPQECGNLVLTPGLCLSASAGRLSAYLPGQAALPMTAPVPVPTKPELK; from the coding sequence ATGAACCTGTTCCTGCGCATAAACATCACCCTTTGTACATTCGCTGCGCTCAGTATAAATGCCTTAGTGGCTAACGTCTACGCCGAAGACCAGCCACGGGCGCATATCCGGGTCAACGCCGAGGCCACCGCCACCCTGAGCCAGGCCGGCCAGGCCGCCGATGCGGCCAACTGGGTCCAGGCCGCGGTCCTCTACCAAAAGGCATTGGAACAGTACGGCGACTACGTCGTGCCGGCCGAAACAAAAGACTCCGCCGGGCTTTACCGCGGCGCGCGATATGCCGCGCTCCAGGGACTGCGCGATATGCCTTCGGCCGGGCGCAAGGCATACCAGTCTATGTTCGACCAGCCGGCCCGGACGCTCTTCCAGGCCGCACAATCAGCCGGACCAAACGGCATCAAACAGCTGGCCGAAATAACCGAGCGCTACCTCTTTTCATCCTCAGGCCCGCGGGCGCTGGCCATCCTCAGCGCCGACTGCCTGGAACAATCCGACATCACCGGCGCCGAACATTACCTCGACCAGGCCGTCTGGCTCTACGGCCAGGGGCCGTATCCGGACGCGCTCAGATCCAATATGGAACTGCTGGCCAAGCTCAAGGCGCCGGTCGCCCAATCCGAATCCGCCGGCAACGACTGGCCGGCCTATTGCGGCAACAGCGGCCGCAACCTGCCGGCCCGGGGCAAACTGCCGCTGGCCCAGATGCCGCCCCTGGCCGGGGTCTTCCCGGATAACACCGACCCGGGCCGGTTGCTCCCGCCCGCGCCCAATCCCAACGTCTATAACCCGTATTACCGGCCCCAGAACTACGACCCCAACGCCTACCTGCCGTATTTCCCGGTGGTCAAACGGGAGCGGATATTCCTGGCCACCGGCTCGGCCGTTTACGCATTCGGCATCCCCAAACCGCCCCAACCCGTCAGCCCGGCTGCTACTGCCGCCGCCGGACTGCCTAACCGGCTCAACCCGCTGCCCGCGCTCTGGAAGTTCGAGATACCCCGCGACGACGCCGTCCGGTTCTTTTTCGAGAACCGCGTCATCTGCACCGCCGCGGCCGCAGGCGACCGCGTCTACGCGCCAATGATTACCGCCTACGCCGGGCACGAAACCCAGCTCGGCTTCCTGGACGTCAAATTCCCCTTCCCCAACCGGACCCTGTTCTGCTTCAACGCAACCAACGGCAAAATTATTTGGAGTTCGGAAAAGCTGGCCAAGGTCTCGTTCAGCGTAGCACCGGCCGTGGAGAACGACAGCCTCTACGCCGGCGGGGTCAAGGCGCCACAGCAGACCGACCTGCCCGAGCATTACGTCTACTGCCTCGACGCCGCCACCGGCGCGCTCAAGTGGCAGACCTTCATCGCGTCGGGTATGCTCGAAACCAACCTGTTCAACAACCCCAGCCGCGAGCCCGTCAGTTCGCCCGTAACCATCGCCGGCGACACCGTTTACTACTGCGCCAACATCGGCGTGGTGGCCGCGCTGGACAAATACAACGGCGCCGTCAAATGGATCAGCTACTACCAGCAATATAATATTCCACCGGTCCGGCAGGACTATACCCCGGTCCAACTGCCGCTCAACTGGATAAACAACCCGGTGCTCAGCCACAACGGCTGTGTCTACGCCGCGCCCATAGACTCGCCCTATTTGCTGTGCTTGTCCGAAGCCGACGGACGGCCGCTCTGGCGCTGGGACGGCGAGGAAATCGGCGGCACCCGTTATATCCTCGGCGCGCGGGAGAATCAGTTGGTTATCTCCGGCAGTTCAGCCGCGGCCAGCCTCAACGTCGAAAAGCAGGGCAAGCCCGAATGGGTCATCGCCAACCACCCCTTCCGGGGCAAAGGCCTGATAGCCGACGGCCTGGTCTACCTGCCCACGCTCAACGGCCTGCTCGAGGTCGGCCTGAAAAACGGCACGATACTTAATCTGGCCCAGTGGTCCAACCCGCAGGAATGCGGGAACCTGGTGCTGACGCCCGGGCTGTGTCTGAGCGCATCGGCCGGCCGGCTCAGCGCCTACCTCCCGGGGCAGGCGGCACTTCCGATGACGGCTCCGGTGCCGGTGCCGACTAAACCCGAGCTTAAATAG
- the nifS gene encoding cysteine desulfurase NifS, with the protein MNTIYLDHSATTKVHPLVVEAMKSCWETDYGNPSSLHHKGRQARQYVDNARQSVAQLINADPKEIIFTGGGTEADNLAVLGAVSAQKSKGKHIITSQIEHHAVLNTCVQLSKQGYEVTFLPVDKQGVIDPADLKKAVRDDTILVTIMHANNEVGTVQPIGELAAIAAAKGVTFHTDAVQSLGKIRIDLAKLPVSLMSFSGHKIYGPKGVGVLYIRKGTKITPLQLGGHHEFNRRAGTENVPGIVGIARAMELVHKNLEADSARIAELRDYLESQISSRITDIQVNGHRTKRLPNMLNITFKYVEGEGIILNLDSSGICVSSGSACTSESLEPSHVLSAMSVPAELAHGSIRFSLGRENTKAEIEFTLDCLVKTVQRLREMSPLYKKK; encoded by the coding sequence ATGAATACAATCTACCTGGACCATTCCGCCACGACTAAAGTTCATCCCTTGGTAGTCGAGGCCATGAAATCCTGCTGGGAAACCGACTATGGCAACCCTTCGTCCCTGCATCATAAAGGCCGTCAGGCGCGCCAGTATGTTGACAACGCCCGCCAGAGTGTCGCCCAGCTGATTAACGCCGACCCCAAGGAAATCATCTTCACCGGCGGCGGAACCGAAGCCGATAACCTGGCCGTTTTGGGCGCGGTTAGCGCCCAGAAATCCAAAGGCAAGCACATCATCACCTCGCAGATAGAACACCACGCGGTGCTTAACACCTGCGTCCAGTTGTCCAAACAGGGCTACGAAGTCACTTTCCTGCCGGTCGACAAGCAAGGTGTCATTGACCCGGCCGACCTTAAAAAAGCCGTCCGCGACGACACCATACTTGTTACCATAATGCACGCGAATAACGAGGTCGGCACAGTCCAGCCCATCGGCGAACTGGCCGCCATCGCCGCCGCTAAAGGCGTCACCTTCCATACCGACGCGGTCCAATCCCTGGGTAAAATCAGGATTGACCTGGCCAAACTGCCCGTATCGTTAATGAGTTTCTCCGGCCATAAAATCTACGGCCCCAAAGGCGTGGGCGTTCTGTATATCCGCAAAGGCACCAAGATAACCCCGCTCCAACTGGGCGGGCACCACGAGTTCAACCGCCGGGCCGGCACCGAGAACGTGCCCGGCATCGTCGGCATCGCCCGGGCCATGGAGCTGGTCCATAAGAACCTCGAGGCTGATTCCGCCAGAATCGCCGAACTGCGCGACTACCTGGAAAGCCAAATCTCCTCGCGCATAACCGATATCCAGGTCAACGGCCACCGGACCAAACGTCTGCCCAACATGCTTAATATTACATTTAAATATGTCGAAGGCGAAGGCATCATCCTTAACCTCGACAGCTCCGGCATCTGCGTCTCGTCCGGCTCGGCCTGCACCTCGGAAAGCCTGGAACCGTCGCACGTACTCTCGGCCATGAGCGTGCCGGCCGAACTGGCCCACGGCTCCATCAGGTTCTCGCTGGGCAGGGAAAACACCAAGGCCGAAATAGAATTCACGCTTGATTGCCTGGTAAAAACCGTCCAGCGGCTCAGGGAGATGTCGCCGCTCTATAAAAAGAAATAA
- a CDS encoding tetratricopeptide repeat protein, translating into MDKRTIKIQPFKSAEEFRAWWDSDETKNADPKLLREHPLVKPWLEQESVRKNDDAAGQTFGKYRLERKLGQGGMGAVHLAYDSILNRHIAIKTLILEDIESTARFMREARATANLKHANIINVYEAGAVGKTYYLTMDYIEGASLADLITDGDKSLTPKSIARIIRDIALALDYAHSQNIIHRDIKPGNILIDKSGKPYLTDFGLAKQLNGLDRSLTMSGSTVGTPDYMSPEQARGEKEKVDRRSDVFSLGAALYHALTGQLPFPGAELYDVLSNVVNKEPALPSSVIVVHKDLETICLKCLEKEQLRRYQTAGELADDLNRYIEGEPILARRVSSVARLWRNVKKHRIAAIGLASTSLLLLAFGVWQLVNHIQTGQKLDIYKFEAQALFDEGKYNDSRVMCEKVLELAGYNIEIDQLKDRCLAEIRKRDRDIASRQEQLDIRTKAKAMLDRAKQFYEHNEKIKAAQQALIIDPTYAEACQFIADTYNHIDEFEQAYKYYARAVEIEPTLTYAYFQMATILNVYYNKPKEAAAKLEQVLKYDPDSAGGYYARGDMERERGNYEQAIKYFSKSLELKPDSYYTCYMRGYSYSSIGDYAKALEDYSQSVKLDPGYAGAYDARASVYHRLGLDEQALADLDTAIKIKPSVAYLSYVNRAEIYRSKKDLPGALEDIDRALKIKPDYAEAYNIRGLVRTDMFNYQEAIDDYTEAIRLDPYSSEVGYVNRAETYKQMGKPDKALEDLNRAVEMSKKSASRALYLIYLGRGEIHLFLNNFDNALADFDEGIRLNPKYADLHNARGMVYYEKAKMLGIAGKDYSEPLEKSHRDFDRAIELKPDLAEAYINRSRIYAQKGQFKLAIADAETGLKLDPDILGAGFVKISLQEWSEKLRNQQGK; encoded by the coding sequence ATGGATAAACGGACCATCAAGATACAGCCCTTCAAATCCGCTGAAGAATTCCGGGCTTGGTGGGACAGCGATGAAACCAAGAACGCCGACCCCAAACTGCTCCGGGAGCATCCGCTGGTCAAGCCTTGGCTGGAGCAGGAATCCGTCCGCAAAAATGACGATGCCGCTGGACAAACTTTCGGCAAATACCGGCTAGAGCGCAAGCTCGGCCAGGGCGGCATGGGCGCCGTCCACCTGGCTTATGACAGCATTCTCAACCGGCACATCGCCATCAAGACGCTCATTCTCGAAGACATTGAATCGACCGCCCGCTTCATGCGCGAGGCCCGGGCTACCGCTAACCTGAAGCATGCCAACATCATCAACGTCTACGAGGCCGGCGCCGTGGGCAAGACCTACTACCTGACCATGGACTATATCGAAGGCGCCTCGCTGGCCGACCTGATAACCGATGGCGATAAATCGCTTACGCCCAAAAGCATCGCCCGCATCATCCGTGATATCGCCCTGGCCCTCGATTACGCCCATTCGCAGAATATCATCCACCGGGACATCAAACCCGGCAACATTCTTATAGACAAGTCCGGCAAACCGTACCTGACCGACTTCGGGCTGGCCAAACAACTTAACGGGCTTGACCGTTCCCTGACCATGAGCGGCTCGACCGTCGGCACGCCCGACTATATGTCGCCCGAACAGGCCCGCGGTGAAAAAGAGAAGGTCGACCGGCGCTCCGACGTCTTCTCCCTCGGCGCCGCACTTTACCACGCCCTTACCGGACAACTGCCGTTTCCGGGCGCGGAACTCTACGACGTCCTGTCGAATGTCGTCAACAAAGAACCGGCCCTGCCCAGTTCGGTCATAGTCGTGCACAAGGACCTGGAAACCATCTGCCTTAAATGCTTGGAAAAAGAACAGCTGCGCCGCTACCAGACGGCCGGGGAATTAGCCGATGACCTGAACCGGTATATCGAAGGCGAGCCCATCCTGGCCCGGCGCGTCTCGTCCGTAGCCCGGCTCTGGCGCAACGTCAAAAAGCACCGTATCGCCGCCATCGGCCTGGCCTCCACCAGCCTGTTGCTTCTGGCCTTTGGCGTCTGGCAGTTGGTGAATCACATCCAGACCGGCCAAAAGCTGGATATCTATAAGTTTGAGGCCCAGGCCCTCTTCGATGAAGGCAAATACAACGATTCCCGGGTAATGTGCGAAAAAGTACTGGAATTAGCCGGTTATAACATAGAAATCGACCAGCTCAAGGACCGTTGCCTGGCCGAAATCCGCAAACGTGACCGTGACATCGCATCGCGCCAGGAACAGCTCGACATCAGGACCAAGGCCAAGGCTATGCTCGACCGGGCCAAGCAGTTTTACGAACACAACGAGAAAATAAAAGCCGCCCAGCAGGCCCTCATCATAGACCCCACCTACGCCGAGGCCTGCCAGTTCATCGCCGACACCTACAACCACATTGACGAATTCGAACAAGCCTATAAATATTACGCCCGGGCCGTGGAAATCGAGCCGACCTTGACATACGCCTATTTCCAGATGGCCACCATACTCAACGTCTACTACAATAAGCCCAAGGAAGCCGCAGCCAAATTGGAGCAGGTCCTTAAATATGACCCTGACAGCGCCGGCGGCTACTACGCCCGCGGTGATATGGAACGCGAACGCGGCAACTACGAACAGGCCATAAAATATTTCTCCAAATCGCTCGAACTCAAGCCTGACTCCTATTACACCTGCTATATGCGCGGCTACAGCTACTCCTCCATCGGTGATTACGCCAAAGCGCTGGAAGATTATAGCCAGTCCGTCAAGCTCGACCCCGGCTATGCCGGCGCCTACGACGCCCGGGCCAGTGTTTATCACCGCCTCGGCCTGGACGAACAGGCGCTGGCCGACCTGGACACCGCCATAAAAATCAAGCCCTCCGTGGCTTACCTTAGCTATGTCAACCGGGCCGAGATTTATAGGTCCAAAAAAGACCTGCCCGGGGCCCTTGAAGATATAGACCGGGCCTTGAAAATCAAACCCGACTACGCCGAGGCCTACAACATCCGCGGCTTGGTCCGGACCGATATGTTCAACTACCAGGAAGCCATCGACGATTATACCGAAGCTATCCGGCTCGACCCGTACTCGTCCGAGGTCGGGTACGTCAACCGGGCCGAGACCTACAAGCAGATGGGAAAACCAGACAAAGCACTCGAGGATTTAAACCGGGCCGTCGAGATGTCCAAAAAAAGCGCCAGCCGCGCCTTGTATCTTATTTACCTGGGCCGGGGCGAGATTCACCTGTTTCTCAATAACTTCGATAATGCCCTGGCCGATTTTGACGAGGGCATCCGGCTCAACCCCAAATACGCCGACCTGCACAACGCCCGGGGTATGGTCTATTACGAAAAAGCCAAGATGCTTGGCATCGCCGGCAAGGACTACTCCGAACCGTTAGAAAAATCCCACCGGGACTTTGACCGGGCCATCGAGCTCAAGCCCGATTTAGCCGAGGCCTACATCAACCGCAGTCGTATCTATGCCCAGAAGGGACAGTTCAAGCTGGCCATCGCCGACGCCGAAACCGGGCTCAAGCTCGACCCCGACATACTCGGCGCCGGCTTTGTGAAAATATCGCTGCAAGAGTGGAGCGAAAAGCTCCGGAACCAGCAGGGAAAGTGA
- the panB gene encoding 3-methyl-2-oxobutanoate hydroxymethyltransferase, with amino-acid sequence MPRERVTIPYLYALREKGEVISWLTCYDYPSATFMEQAGIEMILVGDSASMVVHGNDSTMPITMDMMVVHAKAVRKGSPSAFVIGDMPFLSYQVSAQDAVFNAGRFMKEAACDAIKLEGGVRIADKVRAIVDAGIPVIGHIGLTPQSSSMLGGFKAQGKDARSARLLIEDAKALEKAGAFGILLECVPTRVSEYIKKSVNCLIFSIGAGNVADGQLLIMHDILGLYQCFTPKFVKQYANIGNIMLEAFKSYASEVKAHKFPEDKHAFTISPAELKKLEEELGK; translated from the coding sequence ATGCCAAGAGAAAGAGTAACCATACCCTACCTGTACGCGCTGCGTGAAAAAGGCGAAGTCATTTCCTGGTTGACCTGTTACGACTACCCGTCGGCCACGTTTATGGAACAGGCCGGAATCGAGATGATTCTGGTGGGTGATTCGGCCAGCATGGTGGTGCACGGCAACGACTCGACCATGCCCATCACCATGGACATGATGGTCGTCCACGCCAAGGCGGTGCGCAAAGGCTCGCCGTCCGCATTCGTCATCGGCGATATGCCCTTCCTGTCATACCAGGTCAGTGCCCAGGACGCGGTCTTTAACGCCGGCCGGTTCATGAAAGAGGCCGCCTGCGATGCCATCAAGCTGGAAGGCGGCGTGCGCATCGCCGACAAGGTCCGGGCCATCGTCGACGCCGGTATCCCGGTCATCGGCCATATCGGCCTGACGCCCCAGTCATCCTCGATGCTGGGCGGATTCAAGGCCCAGGGCAAAGACGCCCGCTCGGCCAGGCTGCTCATCGAAGACGCCAAGGCGCTGGAAAAGGCCGGAGCCTTCGGCATCCTGTTGGAATGCGTGCCCACCCGGGTTTCCGAATACATCAAAAAGAGCGTCAACTGCCTGATATTCAGCATCGGCGCCGGCAATGTCGCCGACGGCCAGCTCCTGATAATGCACGACATCCTCGGGCTGTACCAATGCTTCACGCCCAAGTTCGTCAAGCAATACGCCAACATCGGCAACATCATGCTCGAGGCCTTCAAGAGCTACGCCAGCGAGGTTAAGGCGCATAAATTCCCCGAAGACAAGCACGCTTTTACCATTTCACCGGCCGAACTCAAGAAGCTTGAAGAGGAGCTGGGAAAATAG
- a CDS encoding vitamin B12-dependent ribonucleotide reductase: MATSHRPAVQNNEDLHDSANLSFDFSNQNKTPIAPKFNPNALTVLYRRYLMKDAEGKTCETPEGMLHRVAKNITAVEKNFNPNADLKKWENTFYDIMARLWFVPNSPTLMNAGRELQQLSACFVLPVGDSIDSIFEVVKNAALIHKSGGGTGFSFTNIRPKNDLVSTSHGLSSGPISFMKVFNEATEAINQGGFRRGANMAILNYNHPDIMEFVTCKQDEKQLNNFNISIGITEEFMKLVENDEEYDLVSPRNKKPVCKIKARKVFDLVTEKAWQSGEPGIVFMDRLNKYNPTPNAGMIESTNPCGEQPLLPYESCNLGSINLAQMVSGQSSKPEVDWDRIRKVTHLATRFLDNVIEANKYPLPMIEKMTKSNRKIGLGIMGWADMLIQLDIPYNSELALTLAEEVMKFIDTESKVASRQLAVERGAFPNFRGSVYDKRSEPPIRNATTTTIAPTGTISIIAGASSGIEPLYAVCYTRNVMDGTKMLEAHPIFEAMAKKQGFHSEALMKKIASSNSIQNIEEIPREVREVFITAHDVAPEWHIKMQAAFQKYTDNAVSKTVNFRNEATREQVAEVYFLAYKLGCKGVTVYRDGSRGQQVLSTTSETTAKQTTDPEAEQAPFSAQPRPRAEIIFGSTRKVKTGCGNLYVTINYDENGRPFELFSAMGKAGGCAASQTEGLSRLVSFALRSGADIKEVVKQLKGISCHSTSWGKGGKILSCADAISKALEESTNNGWNGPAASTASPVKPETRQAPAPAKPQTGGTGRRVTKSESLKKGACPDCGGILSYEEGCMVCHDCGYSECG, translated from the coding sequence ATGGCTACTTCGCATCGTCCGGCGGTGCAGAATAACGAAGACCTGCACGATTCCGCCAATCTTTCATTCGATTTCAGCAACCAGAACAAAACGCCCATAGCGCCCAAGTTCAACCCCAACGCCTTGACCGTTCTTTACCGGCGCTACTTGATGAAGGACGCCGAGGGTAAGACCTGCGAGACGCCCGAAGGCATGCTCCATCGCGTGGCTAAGAACATCACCGCGGTCGAGAAGAACTTTAACCCCAACGCTGACCTTAAGAAGTGGGAAAACACCTTCTACGACATTATGGCCCGCCTCTGGTTTGTGCCCAATTCCCCGACCCTGATGAACGCCGGACGCGAGCTCCAACAGCTCTCGGCCTGTTTCGTCCTGCCGGTGGGTGATTCCATCGACAGCATCTTCGAAGTGGTCAAGAACGCGGCGCTTATCCACAAGAGCGGCGGCGGCACCGGTTTTTCATTCACCAATATCCGGCCTAAGAACGACCTGGTCAGCACCTCGCATGGTTTGTCCTCCGGCCCTATTTCGTTCATGAAAGTATTCAACGAGGCGACCGAAGCCATCAACCAGGGCGGATTCCGGCGCGGCGCCAATATGGCCATACTTAATTACAACCATCCTGACATTATGGAATTCGTCACCTGCAAGCAGGATGAGAAACAGCTGAATAATTTCAACATCTCAATTGGCATTACCGAAGAGTTCATGAAGCTGGTCGAGAACGATGAGGAATACGACCTGGTCAGCCCGCGCAACAAGAAACCGGTTTGCAAGATTAAAGCCCGCAAGGTCTTCGACCTGGTAACCGAAAAAGCCTGGCAGTCCGGCGAGCCGGGCATCGTCTTCATGGACCGGCTCAACAAGTATAACCCCACTCCCAACGCCGGGATGATTGAATCAACTAATCCTTGCGGCGAACAACCGCTGTTGCCTTACGAGTCCTGCAACCTTGGTTCGATTAACCTGGCTCAGATGGTCAGCGGCCAATCGTCCAAGCCGGAAGTGGATTGGGACCGCATCAGGAAGGTGACCCACCTGGCTACCCGGTTCCTGGACAATGTTATCGAGGCCAACAAGTATCCGCTCCCGATGATAGAAAAGATGACCAAATCCAACCGCAAAATCGGCCTGGGCATCATGGGCTGGGCCGATATGCTCATACAGCTGGATATACCTTACAATTCCGAACTGGCGCTGACTCTGGCCGAGGAGGTTATGAAGTTTATCGATACCGAATCCAAGGTCGCCTCGCGCCAGCTGGCCGTCGAGCGCGGCGCTTTTCCCAACTTCCGTGGCAGCGTTTACGACAAGCGCTCCGAGCCGCCTATCCGCAACGCCACCACCACCACCATCGCGCCGACCGGCACCATCAGCATCATCGCCGGCGCCTCGTCCGGCATCGAACCTCTTTACGCCGTTTGCTATACCCGCAACGTTATGGACGGCACCAAGATGCTCGAAGCCCATCCGATATTCGAAGCTATGGCCAAGAAACAGGGATTCCATTCCGAGGCGCTCATGAAGAAAATCGCCTCGTCCAACAGCATCCAGAACATCGAAGAAATCCCCCGCGAAGTGCGCGAGGTGTTCATCACCGCCCACGACGTGGCTCCGGAATGGCACATAAAGATGCAGGCCGCCTTCCAGAAATATACCGATAATGCCGTGTCCAAGACCGTCAATTTCCGCAACGAAGCCACCAGGGAACAGGTGGCCGAGGTTTACTTCCTGGCTTACAAGCTCGGCTGCAAGGGCGTCACCGTCTATCGCGACGGCTCGCGCGGACAACAGGTCTTGAGCACAACATCCGAGACGACCGCTAAACAGACTACCGACCCGGAGGCAGAACAGGCTCCATTCTCGGCACAGCCCCGTCCCCGGGCCGAGATTATCTTCGGCTCCACCCGCAAGGTCAAGACCGGTTGCGGCAACCTATATGTAACCATCAACTACGACGAAAACGGGCGTCCATTCGAACTGTTCAGCGCCATGGGCAAGGCCGGCGGTTGCGCCGCGTCGCAGACCGAAGGTCTCTCGCGCCTAGTCTCGTTCGCGCTGCGTTCCGGCGCTGATATCAAGGAAGTCGTCAAACAGCTCAAGGGAATTTCCTGCCATTCGACCTCGTGGGGCAAGGGCGGCAAGATACTCTCCTGCGCCGACGCCATCTCCAAAGCGCTCGAAGAATCGACCAATAACGGCTGGAACGGGCCGGCTGCCTCGACGGCGTCGCCGGTAAAGCCGGAAACACGCCAGGCTCCCGCACCGGCCAAGCCCCAGACCGGCGGCACCGGCCGGCGGGTGACCAAGTCCGAATCATTAAAGAAAGGCGCCTGCCCGGATTGCGGCGGTATCCTCTCATACGAAGAAGGCTGTATGGTCTGCCACGACTGTGGCTATTCTGAGTGTGGTTAG
- the trxB gene encoding thioredoxin-disulfide reductase, with the protein MHDLMIIGGGPAGMTAGLYACRAGLKAAMVEKAAPGGMIINTDHIENYPGFPDGINGFELAQLIEKQAVKFGLEIITARAGHINVETSSFSLTSKDNQAPIAQAKAVIIASGTTPRSLKVPGHDAFIGKGVSYCGTCDGPLFKGKTVAVAGGGNSALEEALFLTRFAEQVIIIHRRDELRASDILKKRAFSNPKIKFVYNAVITAINGQKKIESVTLAPAPDKQIKTDVAVANNSIAVDGVFIFIGTTPNTTCIPDSVRTDSEGYIITDVEMKTSQAGIFAAGDVRSQSFRQVITACGDGARAAFSAQHYLENL; encoded by the coding sequence ATGCACGATTTGATGATTATCGGGGGCGGCCCGGCCGGGATGACGGCCGGCCTGTATGCCTGCCGGGCCGGGCTGAAAGCCGCAATGGTGGAAAAGGCCGCGCCGGGCGGGATGATAATCAACACCGACCATATCGAAAACTACCCCGGATTCCCGGACGGCATCAACGGATTCGAGCTGGCCCAGCTTATCGAAAAGCAGGCGGTCAAGTTCGGTCTTGAAATCATCACTGCCCGGGCCGGGCATATAAACGTAGAAACATCATCTTTCAGCCTGACATCCAAGGATAATCAAGCGCCCATCGCCCAGGCCAAGGCCGTTATTATCGCCAGCGGCACCACGCCGCGCTCACTAAAGGTGCCCGGCCACGACGCCTTTATTGGCAAGGGCGTTTCCTACTGCGGCACCTGCGACGGCCCGCTCTTTAAGGGCAAGACCGTTGCCGTCGCCGGCGGCGGCAACTCAGCGCTCGAAGAAGCCCTCTTCCTGACCAGGTTCGCCGAACAGGTCATCATCATCCACCGCCGCGACGAACTCCGCGCCTCGGATATCCTCAAGAAACGGGCTTTCTCCAACCCCAAGATAAAGTTCGTCTATAACGCCGTCATCACCGCCATCAACGGCCAGAAAAAAATAGAATCGGTCACCCTAGCGCCGGCACCCGACAAGCAGATTAAAACCGACGTTGCCGTCGCAAACAACAGCATCGCCGTTGACGGCGTCTTCATATTCATCGGCACCACACCCAACACTACCTGCATCCCGGACTCGGTCCGGACCGACAGCGAGGGCTACATCATCACCGACGTGGAGATGAAAACCTCGCAGGCCGGCATCTTCGCGGCCGGCGATGTGCGCAGCCAGTCCTTCCGCCAGGTGATCACCGCCTGCGGCGACGGCGCCCGGGCCGCTTTCTCGGCCCAGCACTACCTGGAAAACCTGTAA
- a CDS encoding DUF2007 domain-containing protein gives MDEKLIVIAEYMSPMEAHFDRTLLEDNGIKCVVGNELLFNGWGVLPFVPTSLNVFESDAKRSLKILGSKGNTLPGAEIH, from the coding sequence ATGGACGAGAAATTAATCGTTATCGCTGAATATATGTCGCCGATGGAGGCGCACTTTGACCGAACGCTCCTGGAAGACAACGGCATTAAATGTGTTGTCGGCAACGAACTGCTTTTTAACGGATGGGGAGTCTTGCCGTTCGTTCCGACATCCCTGAATGTTTTCGAATCCGATGCCAAGCGCTCCCTAAAGATTCTGGGCTCCAAAGGAAACACCCTTCCCGGCGCTGAAATACACTAA
- a CDS encoding DUF167 domain-containing protein codes for MRIELKVIPNASKNLVKQEPGQFKVYLTASPTDGKANAALIEVLAKHFKIAKRRVAIIRGQTSRYKLVEIEE; via the coding sequence ATGCGTATAGAACTCAAGGTCATCCCCAACGCCTCAAAGAACCTGGTCAAGCAGGAGCCCGGCCAATTCAAGGTTTATTTGACCGCTTCGCCCACGGACGGCAAGGCTAACGCCGCGCTGATAGAGGTCCTGGCAAAGCATTTCAAGATAGCCAAGCGCCGGGTGGCCATAATCCGCGGCCAGACCTCGCGCTATAAGCTGGTCGAGATAGAGGAATAA